The Bacteroidota bacterium genome includes a window with the following:
- the rplQ gene encoding 50S ribosomal protein L17 — translation MRHNRVINHLSRTSSHRKAMFANMCSSLIMNKKIETTLAKARALRTYLEPIITKSKDDSTHSRRIVFSMLGDKEAVTELFREISVKVADRPGGYTRILKLGKRKGDAAEMALIELVDYNELLLGTKEAKTVKATRRRKPAAKKTTGAEPKEKAEPKAKAEPKAKAKEPKETKEPKEEKPVKKTTKKAQPKAEDSEETK, via the coding sequence ATGAGACATAACAGAGTAATTAACCACTTAAGCAGGACAAGTTCACACCGTAAGGCAATGTTTGCCAACATGTGCAGCTCCCTGATCATGAATAAGAAAATTGAAACAACCCTAGCCAAAGCCAGGGCGCTCAGAACTTATTTAGAACCCATTATCACCAAATCTAAAGACGACTCAACGCATTCGCGCAGAATCGTGTTCAGCATGCTGGGCGATAAGGAAGCCGTAACAGAGTTATTCCGCGAGATTTCAGTAAAGGTTGCCGACCGTCCGGGTGGCTATACCCGAATCCTGAAACTGGGAAAACGCAAAGGTGATGCCGCCGAAATGGCACTCATCGAACTGGTTGACTATAATGAGCTCCTGCTCGGAACCAAAGAAGCCAAAACTGTTAAGGCTACCCGCAGACGTAAACCTGCTGCCAAGAAAACCACCGGTGCAGAACCTAAAGAAAAAGCTGAGCCTAAAGCAAAAGCTGAACCTAAAGCAAAAGCCAAAGAACCTAAGGAAACAAAAGAGCCTAAGGAAGAAAAACCGGTAAAGAAAACTACCAAAAAAGCACAGCCCAAAGCTGAAGATTCAGAAGAAACAAAATAA
- the eno gene encoding phosphopyruvate hydratase produces MSTISNIYARQILDSRGNPTVEVDVMTDSGVIGTAAVPSGASTGIHEAHELRDGDKNVYKGKGVLKAVQNVNKVIAEELRGMFVTEQNLIDKTMIEIDGTPTKSNLGANAILGVSLACARAAATLTNQPLYRYVGGANANTLPIPMMNIINGGSHADNCIDFQEFMIMPVGAPTFTEAIRMGAEVFHSLKDVLKKSKYSTNVGDEGGFAPNLKSNEEAIQVILKAIELAGYKPGEDVYIALDPASSEYYIPEENVYHLKKSTGEKLSPSQMVDFWKEWVNKYPIISIEDGMAEDDWKGWGLMTKALGSKIQLVGDDLFVTNTERLKKGIEKGVANSILIKVNQIGTLTETMEAVDMAYRSSYTAVMSHRSGETEDTTIADLAVALNTGLIKTGSACRSERIAKYNQLIRIEELLAGAAKYPGKEFKYAR; encoded by the coding sequence ATGAGTACAATTTCAAATATTTATGCAAGGCAAATCCTTGATTCAAGAGGTAATCCGACCGTTGAGGTCGATGTAATGACCGATTCAGGCGTGATTGGAACCGCCGCCGTTCCTTCGGGAGCCTCTACCGGAATCCACGAAGCACATGAACTGCGCGATGGCGATAAAAATGTGTACAAAGGAAAAGGCGTGCTGAAAGCAGTGCAGAACGTAAATAAAGTTATTGCCGAAGAACTCCGCGGTATGTTCGTTACTGAACAGAACCTGATTGATAAAACCATGATTGAGATTGACGGCACACCTACCAAATCAAATCTGGGTGCCAATGCCATTTTAGGCGTTTCTCTGGCGTGTGCAAGAGCTGCAGCAACTCTTACCAACCAGCCATTGTATCGTTATGTTGGCGGAGCCAACGCAAATACACTACCCATCCCGATGATGAACATCATCAACGGTGGTTCGCATGCCGATAACTGCATCGATTTTCAGGAGTTTATGATTATGCCCGTAGGCGCACCAACCTTTACGGAAGCTATCCGCATGGGTGCCGAAGTATTTCATTCGCTGAAAGACGTTCTGAAAAAATCAAAATATTCAACAAACGTGGGCGATGAAGGCGGTTTTGCTCCCAATCTTAAATCAAACGAAGAAGCCATTCAGGTAATTCTGAAAGCTATTGAACTGGCCGGTTACAAACCCGGCGAAGACGTTTATATCGCCCTTGATCCGGCATCTTCAGAGTATTATATCCCGGAAGAAAACGTGTATCATCTGAAAAAATCAACCGGCGAAAAACTTTCACCGTCACAAATGGTTGACTTCTGGAAAGAATGGGTAAACAAATATCCCATCATCTCCATAGAAGACGGCATGGCAGAAGACGACTGGAAAGGCTGGGGACTGATGACAAAAGCGCTGGGTTCAAAGATTCAGCTTGTGGGCGACGATTTATTCGTTACCAATACCGAACGCCTGAAAAAAGGCATTGAAAAAGGCGTAGCCAATTCAATCCTTATTAAAGTGAACCAGATAGGCACACTTACCGAAACCATGGAAGCTGTGGATATGGCGTATCGCAGTTCATATACTGCCGTAATGAGCCATCGCTCGGGCGAAACAGAAGACACCACCATTGCCGACCTCGCCGTTGCGCTGAACACCGGACTTATCAAAACCGGCTCCGCATGCCGCTCAGAGCGCATTGCAAAATACAACCAGCTTATCCGCATTGAGGAACTGCTTGCCGGCGCTGCAAAATATCCCGGTAAGGAATTCAAGTATGCACGATAG
- the mtnP gene encoding S-methyl-5'-thioadenosine phosphorylase, translating into MKLGIIGGSGLEKLDIFRAEDSLFPETKYGHPGAPLLCGHIGTMEVVFLSRHGKEHTIPPSQVPNRANIMALKNAGCTHIIATTACGSLREHIGRGDFVVLDQFIDFTRHRPITFHDHFDPHLAVHTPMATPFNEELRTQIIHSSREIGLCFHEKGTVVTIEGPRFSTRAESNMFRMWGADVINMSTAPEAILANEAGIPYAAIALSTDYDCWKTDEEPVSWDAIVEVFNKNVANVTKLLMRVIERMS; encoded by the coding sequence ATGAAACTTGGAATTATAGGTGGCTCCGGCCTTGAGAAATTAGACATTTTCCGTGCAGAAGATTCGCTCTTTCCGGAAACCAAATACGGACATCCGGGTGCACCCCTGCTGTGTGGTCACATCGGCACCATGGAAGTTGTGTTCCTGTCACGTCACGGTAAGGAGCACACCATACCGCCCTCGCAGGTACCTAACCGCGCGAACATCATGGCACTGAAGAATGCAGGTTGCACCCACATAATTGCCACCACAGCCTGCGGCAGCCTCCGCGAACACATTGGTCGTGGCGATTTTGTAGTATTAGACCAGTTTATTGATTTTACGCGTCACCGCCCTATCACCTTCCACGACCACTTTGACCCGCATCTGGCGGTGCATACACCCATGGCCACACCTTTCAATGAAGAATTACGCACACAGATTATTCACAGCTCCCGCGAGATAGGCCTGTGTTTCCACGAAAAAGGTACCGTTGTAACCATTGAAGGACCGCGATTCTCCACGCGTGCCGAATCAAATATGTTCCGCATGTGGGGCGCGGATGTAATCAATATGAGCACAGCCCCCGAAGCTATCCTTGCCAATGAAGCAGGTATTCCGTATGCAGCCATCGCGCTCAGTACCGACTATGATTGCTGGAAGACAGACGAGGAGCCGGTTTCGTGGGACGCCATCGTGGAAGTGTTCAATAAAAATGTAGCGAATGTTACCAAGCTGCTGATGCGGGTGATAGAAAGGATGAGTTAG
- the ccsA gene encoding cytochrome c biogenesis protein CcsA — translation MIGISDVHEHLLPGIIGKTAIYAAMGAALLSMVLYIVGSNKEHAEKKWLTRLADAFFGLNTLAVLTAAGILFWLLKQHFYEYNYVWQYSSNELPLKYIISCFWAGKEGSLLIWALWTAIIGMILMFTSGQYKKPVMIVFSLVQVFLCLMVAGIDVGSIIIGTSPFALLRDMPAYADYALFARSDYLSFITDGNGLNPLLRNPWMATHPPALFLGYAAALVPYAFAFASIVIKDKTGWQKTALPWALFSITALGAGLILGGAWAYEDLTFGGFWAWDPVENASLVPWLLLVAGLHFILTSKVNRQTVSTARIFSILPFIFVLYSAWLTRSGVLKDTSAHSFSESGASSGYLVMMGLLFIIPLIIALLNRVPGHEKKKETPFSREFFMFIGAVILVLSAFQVIFTTSLPVMNRISGSNLALPPDPVSFYNGWQMMFAVAACLLLVLSQFLTYGKNDLKRLMKRIAFSVVIALVITMPVAILMLHSLAYGIFSFFILFTIIGSLDMMLRLHRHLGNPAAALTHTGFGIFLMGVLITFSGKYVVSQNEQLTQKGVKVMSETMILVKGQVKQCGDEYVSYSGRVTENSTVHYQLDFLEKKGNDYFFKYSLFPAIEISETMGKAFVPDTRHFIDRDVFTYLTDAGIVDEEYKLLQTFEVERGVPFSAAHVMITADSIQWTMTPDSTCNVWLSVVNAGGKLVTGKASFVLTKEDLVSTPADFPETGLRIVLGRDEGKKLKTDIYTQNVDFVSVKVVHFPYIAMMWMGVVLIFAGLLFAIFRRIKKARTANMAHSDKPLDEQTGHDVEQ, via the coding sequence ATGATAGGAATTTCTGATGTGCATGAACACCTGCTGCCCGGTATAATTGGCAAAACGGCTATTTATGCGGCTATGGGTGCAGCATTATTATCAATGGTGCTTTATATTGTCGGCAGCAACAAAGAACACGCAGAAAAGAAATGGCTGACCCGCCTCGCTGACGCTTTTTTTGGTTTGAATACACTGGCCGTATTGACAGCTGCCGGCATCCTTTTCTGGCTGCTCAAACAACATTTTTACGAATACAATTACGTGTGGCAATACTCGTCAAACGAATTGCCCTTGAAATACATTATTTCATGTTTCTGGGCAGGGAAAGAGGGCAGCCTGCTTATATGGGCATTGTGGACAGCTATAATCGGCATGATATTGATGTTCACTTCGGGTCAATATAAAAAGCCCGTGATGATTGTGTTTTCTCTGGTGCAGGTTTTTCTTTGTCTGATGGTTGCCGGCATTGACGTGGGCAGCATCATTATTGGCACGTCTCCATTTGCGCTTTTGCGCGACATGCCTGCTTATGCCGATTATGCACTGTTTGCACGCTCCGATTATCTTTCGTTCATCACCGACGGCAATGGACTGAATCCCTTATTGCGCAACCCCTGGATGGCAACCCATCCGCCTGCACTATTTCTTGGATATGCTGCAGCCCTTGTGCCCTATGCATTTGCTTTTGCATCTATTGTAATTAAAGATAAAACCGGCTGGCAAAAAACGGCTTTGCCATGGGCGCTGTTCAGCATCACCGCCTTAGGCGCCGGACTGATACTGGGTGGTGCATGGGCTTATGAAGATCTTACCTTTGGCGGTTTCTGGGCATGGGATCCTGTTGAAAACGCATCATTGGTACCCTGGCTGTTGTTGGTCGCCGGTTTACATTTCATACTTACGTCTAAAGTCAACCGTCAAACAGTTTCTACGGCGCGCATCTTTTCCATATTGCCTTTTATTTTTGTGCTCTATTCGGCCTGGCTTACGCGAAGCGGCGTTTTGAAAGACACTTCGGCACATTCATTCAGCGAAAGCGGCGCTTCATCAGGCTATCTGGTAATGATGGGATTGTTGTTCATCATACCATTGATAATTGCACTGTTAAACCGTGTGCCGGGGCACGAAAAGAAAAAGGAAACCCCGTTTTCACGCGAATTCTTTATGTTTATCGGAGCTGTGATACTTGTACTGTCTGCATTTCAGGTAATTTTCACAACATCGTTGCCGGTAATGAACCGCATCAGCGGCAGCAACTTGGCGCTTCCACCCGATCCTGTTTCATTTTATAACGGATGGCAGATGATGTTCGCTGTTGCTGCCTGTCTGCTTCTGGTGCTTTCACAATTTCTCACTTACGGGAAAAATGATTTGAAGCGACTCATGAAACGCATCGCTTTTTCTGTTGTTATAGCACTTGTAATTACAATGCCCGTAGCAATACTTATGCTCCATAGCCTTGCATATGGTATTTTTTCATTCTTTATTCTGTTCACCATTATTGGTTCGCTTGATATGATGCTTCGTTTGCACCGTCATCTGGGGAATCCTGCTGCAGCGCTTACGCACACCGGATTTGGAATCTTTTTAATGGGTGTGCTCATTACATTCAGCGGCAAATATGTGGTATCGCAAAATGAGCAGCTGACACAAAAAGGCGTGAAGGTGATGAGTGAAACCATGATTCTTGTGAAAGGCCAGGTGAAGCAGTGCGGCGATGAATATGTTTCATATTCAGGACGGGTCACCGAAAACAGTACCGTTCATTACCAGCTTGATTTTCTGGAGAAAAAGGGAAATGATTATTTTTTCAAATATTCGCTGTTCCCTGCTATTGAAATCAGCGAGACCATGGGCAAGGCTTTTGTCCCCGATACCAGGCATTTTATCGACAGAGATGTGTTTACCTATCTGACGGATGCCGGCATTGTAGATGAAGAATACAAGTTGCTCCAGACATTCGAAGTTGAGCGTGGTGTGCCTTTTAGTGCCGCACACGTGATGATAACTGCCGACAGTATTCAATGGACTATGACTCCCGATTCTACCTGTAATGTTTGGTTGAGTGTGGTTAATGCCGGAGGAAAACTGGTTACGGGCAAAGCATCATTTGTTCTCACAAAGGAGGATCTGGTATCTACTCCTGCCGATTTCCCCGAAACCGGTTTACGCATTGTTTTAGGGCGGGACGAGGGTAAAAAACTTAAAACAGATATTTATACTCAGAATGTGGACTTCGTGTCCGTTAAAGTGGTACACTTCCCCTATATTGCCATGATGTGGATGGGCGTTGTTTTAATCTTTGCAGGATTGCTTTTTGCGATTTTCAGAAGGATTAAGAAAGCTCGAACAGCCAACATGGCACATTCGGACAAACCGTTGGATGAGCAAACCGGTCATGATGTGGAACAATAG